The segment ACTTGGAGGTTACAGGTGGTTAGGGGTCCTTTCAAGAGATGTCATTTGCATGGGGCCTGGAGGAGGAGTGTGCAAGGAAGAGCTGAGGACAAAGCATTGTGACTCAGTAACGTGACTAGGGTGACAGGAGAGATACTGGGTTTGCCTTCATTTAGTCATTTCCTCTCTGAATATCACCTTTCTCAACTGTAAATGGAGTAGTCAGTGTctaattagggaaaaaaaatccaccctAGGTATTTCAAACAAAATGGATTTAATACAGGGCATTGTTTGTGGAAGTGTTGGGCAGGCCAACTGAATCACTATCTGGAACACCTGAAACTTATTTAATTGTATAGTAACTatacctcagtttaaaaaaaacaaaactgctttCTTTTACCCAGAGACTGAGAGCTGTGTGTGCTGGTCTCTCCTGCCATCTAACTCCGGACTTTGAACCACCCAGGTTCACCTTGCCAGCCAGGCTGCCTTGAGGAGACCCTGCCTCATGCTGTGAGCAAAGAGCCCTCCCCAAGTCCAGATCGCAGCGGGCTTGTGCTGTCTTCTTCCCATCCAGGCCTTAGCACACAGGCTCCTTGTTTGTATGCCTGGAACCTGTCCCCAGCCTCCTCCACAGCAGGTCCCATCCCACATGTGCGACAGATAGACAGTCAGCTGTGGGGATGGCAGCTCTGCAGGCTAGAGGGGCCTTGGGCCCCTGAGCTGCTGCTTGGAGGAAATCCTGCTGACACGTACGTGGGCAGGAGAGTGAGCAGACTCCCAAGAGGTGGCTGCCGGGGACACCAGAGGGGGAGGACCAGTCAAGCGGGTATCTGCAGCACCCAACACCCACCCCGGAGCCACCTGGCTGCTGGCTCCCGCCCTCCCTTCTCCCACTGGGACTTCGCTGAGCCTGTCCTGTCCCTGCCCCGTTTCATTCAGGTTCGGGTGGACAGTACCATGGGTTTTACTTCTAGAGCCCAGGCTGCTGTAGGGCAGTTGCTGGACGTGTCCCTAGGGATCACCCTGCAAGGGCCCACCACAGGACACTGACATAGCGGGGCACGAACTGGGTATGGGTCCTGTTGGCCTCACCTTTCTGTAGCCTgctgaccccccacccccagcctccaatTCCCAATACCTGGTCTCTCACGGAGCTGCTATGGAAGCCAAGCTAGTCATGACCACAGAGGGCCCCAGGGGGACCTAGAGGAACATGCTCCACCCTGGAGCCCTCAGGCTCCAGACTCCATGCAGGAGGCTCTCCATCCCGTGTGTCCTAAGTGCTGCTGGCCCTGGCCTGCCTGAGTGCTCTGCCTCCCCCACTGGACAGAAGCCCCGAGAGGGTTCCTGGGGGAAGAGGGGCAGATGACATGATGTGACATTCTCCTCCTGGTCCCCAGGTCCAGCTGTTCCCAGCGAAGGGAGCCTCCTGCTGGAGGCCTGACCATGACCTCAGTCAGAGGGGCCCATGCCTGGGAGGAGGTACAGGCGCAGCCAGCAGACCCCCGGATCCTGATGCCACCTGCACCTCACGGCCTCACTTCCCTGCCAGTGAGGATCCAGGAGTCCAGACACCTGCCAGGTCTGCCCTTCTCGCTCCTCCCACTCCCGAGggcttcccaccccagggagccTGGCTGCCCTGGGGGTGGAGCGGAGGCGAGCACCCCTGCCCTTCCAGAAGCAGTCCTAGAGCCACACTGGGTCACACCTTTTATTGAAATGTCATGCACTCCGTCTGGAGACCAGCTCTGGCCCAGACGCCACCTGCAGCAGGTCCTGAGTGGGAAAGGCACATGGGTGGCCGCCTGTCTCAACTGGGTGAGACCTACCAAACGGTCCTGGCAGAAGAGCACGTGACCATGGGGCCATCTGCTGGGGGCCTGATAGGTCTCTGAGCTTTCCCGTTCCCTGCTGGCGGCACACAAACTGAcccacgtgacctgcctcctgagtgaGGGTTCCCCAAGTTTCCTGGGATGGGTGGGGCGGGAGGGTGAGGCTGAGACGTCACACAGTCGGGCTAGCACCGGCAGTGTCAGGATTGGGAGTGCTGCTggaggagactggggttccaGGGTTGGGTCTGCAGCACACCCACCTAATTGGGGGAGTTGGCCGTTGCTGCTGTCAAGGGCCGTATTGAGAGCAGCGGCATTTTGTAAGGCGGCCTGAGGCAAGGGGGCCCAGGTTGCACCGGTAGAAACTGGGGACGAGCTGTCCCTGGCCCAGTGTCGCAGGGCCCTGGGGACCCTGTACATCCCTGGTTCAAGTACTAAGTGCTGTGTGTGCCAGCCGGCTAGCCAGTCACCCGCTGGGAGAACACAGGTGCAGGCTGGGGCATGGTGGGCCCCCTTGTGCCACCCAGCCCTCCGGTCCCTCCACATGCAACTTGCCCTGGGGTCCCCTGTGCCAGTTGCAGGACACCCTCCCATGGACAGTGCCTCCTGGAACCAGGTTGCGTCGCCCAGAAGGCCGCAAAGGCATCAGCACCAGCTCTCTGAGCTACTGCAGAGTTTTCATGACGGGGTCTGTGCTTGAACATGGGGAGTGTGGATGCGGAGGGGGTGAtgatggagaggaaaatggccCAGAGCCTGGGCTGCCCGACAGTCCACCCTCACGCCCACTACCTACTCTGCTCTTACGCCGCACCAGGAGGGCACGTGTGTGGCCTTGGAAGGGCTTCTCCCAAAGCTTTCTGCAAACACAGCCAGGGGCAGAGGGAAAGGGAGGGTGCTCTGCAACCTCTAAGAATTCCTGGAGGCCGGAAGGGGGCTGGGCACTGGGAGGGATGTGGGGGCCGAGGACAGTGACTCAGGGCTGCCAGGCCTTTGGACACATGTAGATGGAGATGTCCCCACTTCTGAATGAGATGTATATAAGTGGGAACACCCTGGAAAGGACTGCTGAGGTCAGAAATGGAGGGGTCACTGGGGCAAGCAGTCCACCCCAGCCAGTGGCCTGAAGGGGCCGTGTCATCCCAGGGGTTCACTGTTAACTCACATCTCAGCCCAGAGGGACGGGACTCCTGAGCTGCCCTCTGGCCCCACAGGGGAGCAGGCATGAATTCGGCCCTTGTGGGGAGCAGGACACAGGAGGCTGTACTCTGAGCTTCAACCAGCCCCCAAAAGAAGTCCCCAAAAAGGCAGGCCCCACAGAACAAAGGTGCCGAGGTGCTCCCCAAGCTgttcccaggaagggagtctgggAGGGGCCTCAGACTCCTGATGGGCCACGGGCTTGCAGGAAGGGAAGGACGCTCTGACGTGTGGCGTTTGCACAGGAATCCCTCTGAACTGCTTCTTCCTCTGGGTGGTGAGAATGGTCTGTGAAGGACAGCTttatccctcccaccccagctcaAGGGTCCTCTTTGAGAAACCTCACCCACAATGAGGGGCAGGGATCCCCAAGACACTCAGATggaaaggggagggtgggcatgggggtggggtggagggagaggaccACTATCCTGCAGGGTGGGTTGCCAAGGAAACACCAGCCACGTgtgaatgcatgtgtgtatgtaaagGAGACaccagccgtgtgtgtgtgtgtgagcctgaGCCTGGACTGGCACCCAGCCCATTCCTGGCCCTGTTCATCAGGGAGGGCTCCCGTGGTTGTAGTCATCTCCTGTACCAGGCACACAGTCAAGAGCAGGGGCAGCATGGGGGCTACCTCGCTTGGCCCAATGGCCCTGGAAGTTGGCACACATAGTTCCTTATTGCTCCTCATCTGGGGAGATGACCCCCTGCTGCCCCTCACAGAGCACGGAGCAGCAAGGGGGATCCGGCATGGCCAGAGGGACGCCCCCATCCACACGTTCTGATCTCAACTGCAGGCCCTCACGCCGTCTGCAGAGCAGGAACAGCCGGGCTCCGCTTCGCCATGGCAGCTGGACCACGGCCCATCCTTGGCCAGCCGCCTCCCAGGGCCACAGACGAGCGTCCTTACAAAAATAACTCTGAGTCCGTCCCCCGTGGGGACCAGGATTCCTGAGAGCACACGGAGGCCAGGGCAAAGCCTGGGGGTCCGATAGGCGGGCTCGAGCCCTGTGGAGCCAGGGCTATGGCTGCAGGCGCTCCAGGTACTGCGGTAGGGGGTTCTCCTTGACGAACTTCTGGATGTACCAGCATGTGACATGGGCTCTCAGGTCCTCCTCCACCACAAAGTCCAGAGCGGCCTGGCAGccaggcagagagaagagtgGTCAGAGCCCCAGTCCCTCACACCCCAGGCTTTCCCTTGGGTCTGCGACGGAGGCAGAGGTGCTGTCACCACTCCCGTTACAGCTGGGAAACCCAGGCAGACTGATAAACTGCCTGAGGGGCATGGCAGGGAAGCGAGGGGGCCAGGGTCAGATCCGCCCTGGGAGAACCCTCTTCTCCACTCATTCTTCACCggatgcctcctccaggaagccaccCCTGTGGGCTGGATCAGGGCACCTGGGGCTCCCTCTGCTCCCAGCAGAGGTCGCTCCGTGTTCACAGGGATCCCAAGGCCAGCAGTAGGAGCGGTCAGCCTGCAGTTGTTGAACCAGTGGGTCTGGAACCGCCTGAGCACTCAGCACCCCACACACCTGACCCCCGGTTTCAGCCTGAGACCCTCTGGTGATAGGATTCCAAtctcttctcccattctgtggatgaACTGGGGGCTGCAGGTAAGCGCCCTCATGCCCAACAGATTCCCACCCCGCTCCTGTCACCCAGGGCTCCTTCTTGGTAACAGGATGGCCCCACAGACCAGCACAGAGCTGCCCCTGAAAAGGGCAGAGGGGCAGTAGAGACAGGAGGGTGGCAGAGGGCAGGGCCCCGAGCAGCTTTTAGGGGACTCACAGCCACCCTCACCCTTGGCGCCAGGCTCGGCCCCCTGGAGAGTTCACTGGGCACCTACCATCCATGCACGCTGGGTCCCAGCAGTGAGCGCCCCACATAAGGCAGGCGtctgggtccctgagggcccggcctgggaggtgggggcatAGAGGTGACAGGGGGTAGGTGGCAGTTGCAGCCCATGGGAGGGTGGGGCCTGGCCACCACTGGGCCTGGTCTCCTCTGAGTGGGGTCAGCCTCCATGCCCTACCTTGGCCAGGTGCTTGGCGATGCCGCGCCCACGGTAGGCGTCAGGGACCTCTGTGTGCTGTAGGTCCACGATCCGCTTGCCCACATACTCATAGAGCAGGACTGCCCGGTCATGACAtcctgtggggagggggtgggcgggTGAGGCCCTGAACGAGCAGGGAGGCCTAGGGGGAGGGTCAGGGGTTCGGTGCTGGGTCTGGAATCacctctccatgcctcagttcCTCATCCACAAAGTATGGATGCAACGGAGCAGTCCTCAGGAAGAGTGTCTGGAGGATTAGTGTGCTTAGAACAGCATCTAGAACACACCGAGCCCCATGTGGCCTTTTCTGCTATCATCAAGCTTAGCATCCCAGGGCTCCCGGTGCCCCCTAAGGCCCAGCTCTCTGCACCCCCACTGGAGCACCTGCCCAGTGCTCTGGGAGCCCCAGGCCCAACACTGGATGTAGAGCAGGACTCAGCAAGTTGCCAACTAGCCCAGAGCCTGAACAAACCAGAGAGCTGGACCACCCACTAGAGCCTGGGGAAGGTCAGAAGCAGCAGACACCAGCGTCCGCAGGAAAGTGACCAGGCCCAGAAGGCACAGGCAATTGACCTTCACACCCTCTCAGGCCTGGTGCACCAGTGTGCCCCAGTCCCCTGCTGGAGAAACACTTCGCTGAAGTTCCAGCCTCTCAGCcagcctgtctgtctgtccatccaacCACGTGCTTACTCACCCCTCTGCACCCCTTGACAAAAGTTCACTGAGCCCGTCCGTGGCACTTCTCGGGAGCTGGAGACATGGCCACGAACAAGCCAGGCCAAGGTGCTTGGGGTCCTTCTCGCACATCTCTCAGATGCCAGTCTGAGCCTTCGGCAGGCCCGTGGGCAGAACTTTCAATATCTGTCTGGAATCTGACCACTGTTCACATGTCCACTGGCCCCTGCACCCCCCATGGAAGCAGAGTCAGACCCCGCCCATCCTCAGCTCAGCGGCCTCCCCGCG is part of the Budorcas taxicolor isolate Tak-1 chromosome 19, Takin1.1, whole genome shotgun sequence genome and harbors:
- the NATD1 gene encoding protein NATD1 isoform X1, translated to MAQSPAAASPGAPEQGCPIRVEHDRRRRQFTVRLNVGLTPGWWEELDAPIRVRFRTAPAAGCHDRAVLLYEYVGKRIVDLQHTEVPDAYRGRGIAKHLAKAALDFVVEEDLRAHVTCWYIQKFVKENPLPQYLERLQP
- the NATD1 gene encoding protein NATD1 isoform X2, producing MAQSPAAASPGAPEQGCPIRVEHDRRRRQFTVRLNGCHDRAVLLYEYVGKRIVDLQHTEVPDAYRGRGIAKHLAKAALDFVVEEDLRAHVTCWYIQKFVKENPLPQYLERLQP